Within Agelaius phoeniceus isolate bAgePho1 chromosome 27, bAgePho1.hap1, whole genome shotgun sequence, the genomic segment TTTGTGGTTATGCATACTTTATGGTTTCTATTCTCGTTGCTGTCCTTGCCCGTTTGACCTTGTCAGCAGGCAGGACACAGCATCTTCCTATCATGGCGTGCGGCCTGGTTATGCTAAGTGCGGCCCACTTATGCCAAGCTGCTAAGTTAACATGTATGCTCAGTTATCATGGGGCTTGCTTGTACAACATTTCCACGGATCCATGGCCCTTTTCCTCCAGCCATTCTTCCACACTTTCCCTTCCACACCGCACGCTTGGGCAAATTGTGCAGACCAAGcagccttttccccctcttccccatTGGCCTGAAGACACTCTGCACCAagagaaagctcctggacagccggctatccaacaacagcaatttaatgttcCTCCAGggggtgaagggaaaggaagtgctggcagaggagaggtgttccccgcaggctcaggtggccccagcagacgcAGCCTCCCGGAGCAGTTCTGCACAGCGCCGCAGCAGGACACTCAGCCACGGCCACACAGCAAAGGCCGCGAGTGCCAGAGGCGGCGCAGTTGGTCTCGCATCTTCTGGAGTCGGGAGCAGGGAACGCTCTGTAGAGCTAAAAGGATGTACAGAGCTTGAAGCGCCAGGCATGAGatggcagggctggtgtcatccgtcatgtcctgaagggctgcagagagagaaacagaggcccagtcagaggctggatctgcGGGGAGCTGGGGAGAGCCTCCAGGCTCGTGCATAGCACGCAGCTCCTGGCACggcctggaggaagcaggaggcaAGAAGGACGAGCTGGtagctgctggccaggaatgtCCCCCAGGCGCCtgcaaggtgtctgtgctgtgggcaCCTTGGGGCgcgcagggagcggagccgtgGGTGGGCGGGCCAGGGAACGCAGgtgccagcggcagcccccggcgAGAGCCCGCGGGCCGCACTCACCCCTGCAGATGATGCGGAAGTgcggctgctgccctgtcaggaagcgcccggccatccctggggaacacagagcgtgtcctgccttcagagccacagctgccgcccaggggcgctgccagccccgaggccacacgccctgctggcccggcagggctcagcccgggcccctggcgcacgctgccgccccaggccacggctgccagagggcggcagcagcaatgccgagcccggccggggctgcaCATGCCCGCGCCCGGATCCTGCTGCCGGgccagcaggcggggctggggccgagctgcggcggaccgggccggggagggagccgggCTTGgcgctcacccatgaacctgacggccgcctctcgcaggggctcctgtgcgctCCGCACGTAGGGCAGGGCCAGGCGCAgctgctcggccgctcggctcctgtcctctgccagctgcagagagcggcggggcacggagggaaagggttgatgcgggccctgcccctgggccgggcgctgcctacGGCCGccactgctccccctgcccacagagccctgaggcccGGCCAGCAGCCGCAGGCGCCGGGCTCGGCACGGGGCGGAGGGCCCGGcgagccgcggtgccgccccgcagcagAGCCCGGCTGGCTCGGGCCTCCATCGGCACCGGCCTTGGggccacaggagcctggagaagagcccgcacGGCCCAGCAAGGGAGCGGCGTGTGGGGCGCAGGCTGGTGCCCCTGCCTGCGGCACTGGGAaggggccacagctgccagccccacagactGGGCGACGGGGGCAGGCGGCTTCTCCAGGGATTGGGCTGGGCATTCCAGGCTGTCCTTACCAAGCACTCGGCAAATCTCCACATCTGATCcgtctgcagcagctgcttgagatccttcctcttcaggaagcttactgcagaaagcagcgtttcccgagaggcctgcagagcagcagagacccagagttggcaccgcagcccagggcaccggacccacatctctgtgccagggccgggaggaggctggagcccgtcaggtgccaggggctggggagacagctgagctccttccatggggacacccaggaggcctcacctgtgccacacgcccgttctcatcatggcagtggaagaagagtgggagcaggctctggctcacgtgcttcttcaggggcttttctccctttgccactaCCAAGGCAATCACGTCTTGGAAGAGgcgaatggagagcagctgcacaaggCTGTTGTCCTGTTGAAAAGGAAGCCAAAGCCCTccacatcagctgctccaggcccccctgtgcccaggcccaaGGCAGCACCCAAGTACtcgtggctggggg encodes:
- the LOC129132065 gene encoding uncharacterized protein LOC129132065, encoding MYSLTESLGKLLWDRDEDIVEKTLIDNSLVQLLSIRLFQDVIALVVAKGEKPLKKHVSQSLLPLFFHCHDENGRVAQASRETLLSAVSFLKRKDLKQLLQTDQMWRFAECLLAEDRSRAAEQLRLALPYVRSAQEPLREAAVRFMGMAGRFLTGQQPHFRIICRALQDMTDDTSPAISCLALQALYILLALQSVPCSRLQKMRDQLRRLWHSRPLLCGRG